The following nucleotide sequence is from Lytechinus variegatus isolate NC3 chromosome 12, Lvar_3.0, whole genome shotgun sequence.
ACTCAAGTCATCTGATTTCGCTACCAGATCATCTAGCTTCTCTCCTCGGGTCAGCATCGATTCTATCGTATCGTGCTGGCAAAGTGATAAAAAGTTGAAATAGAACAATAATCCAGGAATGACATTATTCTTGAGGAGCATCTGAGAATAATAATGGCATATTTcgatacctacatgtacaattaaCATATAAAGTGATTAAGATACAAGCCACTACTTGTCAATAGGGAAATATTGTTCCTTGGACATTTACACAAACACCCCTAAATTTTTTACTTACTTTtggtaaaatttcaaaataaaatatcatattctaGATAATATAGTGTGTACAATTTAGGTCAAATGTGTTTCTGTACAGCTCACACCATAATGTTTGTCTCATTATCAGAATTATCGTAATTTGCTTTTGAAGgaaacaacaattaaaacaaatacatgtgtCATAATGGTTCTGTAAAGATCCTCAAAATGACAATTGCATTACAATTTCAGGAATTTAATATGCCAATTGCTATACTGCTGAAGTAAAGGTGTTTTTGTGGAGAAAACTGAagtcttaaagataaatgccagttgtggtaacgatttcaaaatgagttcgtacagaatccaatgaaatgaccaccaaagtgtctgtttttgtgtaattgctgagaaattagcaaataagggCAGGATTCGGgtcgacattcaaagcaataataatacacagtctcacgtgtgcttatctgtgttggtgatcttcagtgtgaacctTTTTCAGCTtagttttcaagatttcacaaagttcagatTATGtaaactgtaccagatctagatcctcgagatgatataatgacaattaagcctggttttacatactttctcgtgaaatcagtgtttactgcaactactttcattcaTCTTTAAATGTACACAGCATCATTGCCATATAATCAAATGTGAGAGATGGCCCTTGGAAGCAGGGGTGCTAGGGGTGCACCCCAATGATAACTTTTTGGGGTATGCTGCGTATGTATGTTATACACCATTGGCAGCACCACCTGTAAATCAGGTTGGTATGCTACAACATCAAAATTTGACCCATATCTCCTTCATTTGGgtgaaaatcattttattttgttcttaatttgattatttgtttttgttttcgtGCTTGTCAAATGTTTCCTgaccaaaaatcatcttcattttggagtgaaaacctttttttattggcttgtcaattttcttccAAACCAGCACCCCCTCTGTGCATTTAATCAAATGCACATTTCAAGCTCCCAAATTTCTCTCCCAttaattttataataaaaatggaaGCAAATCACTGTATACCAGGTATTCCTTCATTCCTACATTGTTTGggtacattcaattcaattcaatttcaattcaattcaatctttattttgcaaaataggataaaaatacaaagaaacatcaaataatgtgattagataataaaatacattgcgTGGCTTTCCATGAAGGTTATCAGAAACCTGTAAGGCTGGATCGCCAAAACATAGTAAAAAgacaacaatattaataaaaaagaaaaaccagaATATCATATCATTGTAGTAAATACAATGAAGGAAAAGggacagagaaaaaaaacaaagaatacaaaaagacacgaatcaaagggggggggggacagataGGGTACAAGTAATGCATTGATATCAACTGcgaaaattaataatcattcacTAGAAAATTTTTGTACTGTTTTCTAAAGGAAGATATAAATTGTgaattagatattatttgggGAATCTCATTCCATTGTTTGGGACCTACATAACTTAATAATTTAGCTTCATGACAAGACTTGATAGACAATAGATGAAATTTATTGGAAGAATGGGTATTATGGTTatgaatttgattattatattgaaaaagatctgaaaaattaaaaacattaatttgagAGAATGCAAAActtaccattataactttggtTTCATCAAGGTCTTTCTGGATTTTCATCATTGGATCTGCTTCTGATGGATTCtatgaaaattcaaagaaaaaaaagaagaaaatgagatgTAAGTGAAGAAACATCCCCATCAAACCAAACAATCTCTTGTACAGACTTCTGGTAACATCAAATAGAAATATGTAAGTCACAGGCTTACATATGCATCTCagcaatttcattttgaatggCAATAAATCCAAGGGCATATCAAACTATCAGAAAACAAAGACATCAATATTGTACTAAGAATTTGCATCTGATTGAATTTGCGAAAACAGCACTCCAATACTaaccattttttaaagtatCATCCTCTTGTAAAATTTGCGCTGTAAATCTTACAAATTCATCCTCTactatggaaaataattaaaGATAGGCATACTGTACATTTCCTAACACTTTAATTTACATTGAAACCCAAGCACTACACTCACCCTCATATTAAACtacacaaaattaatcaattgGGCCACATGTGGAATACCCTCAAAGCTTCTCAATAAAACTTTAaggaaaatttatgacaaaCATTCACCCTGAGAGGACCTTGATCAGCGATTCAGCCCCCTAAATGTTTGAGGCAATATTCTCTGCTATACACAAAGCAAGCACATCATGTTACAACCAGTCTAGCTCAACTTTTTCCACCTATCCGGGCATCCTGCTCTGACCCATTCCCCTTCCACAAATGGGCCTCAATCTTGCAGCTTCTTACAGTTGTTTAATATGCATAAAATGTACATCAAGGTCATTGTAGCAATACTCAAATACCTGATACTTGGAAAGATATGATTCAAGTCCTTGATAATTTGCACTATTTTCTTTGACTGTTCCCCATGTTGATGGTGACACAGCACTTGCAAACTCATCTAGTATCTGaagaaaagacaaaattacaataattaagGTCAtggtcattttcttttctttcaaattacatgtaaactCAAGAATGGGTATAAATCATTGGGGCTAGCAACTTTGCATTCTTCTTgcaagaacaaaatatgaatggtTTTAAAGACATCTTTTTTGTCCAGAATCAAATTTATTGTATCAAAGTTTGAAGgaactttcagtgttatgcccgttttcaaaattcatcattatcacataTACTATTATGTAAATGACAGAAATTCAACATGACTCAACTCAAAGTTCTATTTCTGTCAGGCCTAGTGTTATTAGTATCATTTTAACTTGCTGTTGGGATGGAGTTAAACTTAATGAATATGTAACATTAAACtttaaaaactttatttttattttatttgtcatctttacccagggtagcctgTTCAGTGGTTTAGACACTGTTGTCAACCAGGGCCCTGCACAATACATATAACAATCAAAAGAACACATTTCATAAAACACATAATAAAGTCAATATTGCTACACTGCAGTAAGAGAGACAAATGATTGGAGTTCTTGAAAAAGGAAGCAGTATTGGAAATTGAcaggaaaacaagaaaaaattgataggtttgtattttcattattataggTTACTAcgtttttataaaaataaacttaTCAATTCAGTGAAAATGCAAGGGTGAATTTAGAAATCGATCTATCATACAAAAAAACCTCATTGAAAGAACTATGTGTATATACCGGATACACAAATTACTtatagtttaaaaaaatatacaaattacacTTATACTACAGAGCGGTTATTACTTATCAATATTCATTCGACTAAATCATATCATTCTAGTTAAATAACAATTGTTTACATTTATTTCACACAGCatataaaatattacatatgAGTATTGAAGATTCAATAGTGAGTGTATGttacataataatataaaattagACTCACCTTATTTAAGAGCGTAAATGAAACGCGTGGGGGGTAATCCCCATCTGAGATGATAACTCCTGAAAGATTACTTTCTTTACACATGACATGGAAAATGTAATCTGTAATgattaatttgaagaaaaaaaatcactcaatAAGGTTTTCAAGAATACCAAATACTCTTCAAAGTAAGCAATAATAacgcaaaacaaaaatataatttaacaaaataaataaacctAATTCCTGTCAGATTTTCCATACAGAACTCTACTATGAATTCATCTACAAAAATGtcatcattctcttttttttgatAAGGTACAGGACCCCATTTCGAAAAAAGTTGATGATAGCGactcttgctggaatgtcaACTGCTATAAAAGTGAAAATGATGCTTCCTGATTGGCTCTTCAAATGAAAGTTGACATTTCAGCAAGCATTCCTATCAAATAAACTCTTTCTGAAAAAGAGTCCAGGTAAGATAACATTATATAcattatggcccgtattctgatagcaggtttaacttaaactcaggtttaaagttgtggtttaagtatggatagccaattgttacataaatcactaacagtagagatatcatacttcagctcatttggctctcaaataattcataattgtctaggaagtataaatagatgattgtcttcaccatcaatgaatcaggaaagagcacaataaacataagaaacatacaacttaatataaattttgatacttttggctttccatacttaatccacaactttaaacctgagtttaagtaaaaacctgctatcagaatatgggccttagACTTTAGTTTTGATCTCCTGAACATAGGAAAAGGATGTGTCACAAGCATCTGTAACTGTTTCTCTTTATGGTTTAATTATAATAACGTCATACATTAAACATACCTTGCTCTTTCACCGATGAGCGCATCTTCTGCTGTGTTCTTTCTACAACAATTTTGCTTGTGAAGTTCATGAACTCTTGAACACTGTATCAAAAGAATGGGGATAGGAGAGTGAGTATAGAAAAGCATGGATCACCAGATGTATCAAGGTCTACTAAGATTGATCACAAGTAATAGAATTTTCAACTTGTAAATTCAAGTGAATTTGCTATGTAAATTCACAGAACATAAATAATCACATACCTGCAACACACAAAATGCTTAAGTGTATCAAATGTCTAAGAAAAACAAAACGTGAGCCTATATTATATGGTCAGTAATACCAGTGTGATCCATTACTTTTAAAACTTAATTAGTCTTGAATAATCAATTAACTACTCCAAAATGtgagttattaaaaaaataacccGCCAACATATTTCATTTACCTTGTCCCAAATATGTCGGATCTCTATGTGCAAAGGGTATACCGGTAGTATGTTAAATGGAATATTACTCACTATATTAAACTAAAGAGTATAATACATTGATATACATACTTAAAACAAAATCAGGTGGTgtttaaatacatatacattgtttaataataaaaacataaatacctTGACTTCTGAAAGTAGCCAAAAGAAGACAAGTCACTTGCTGACTTCAAAATTGTCACTTTGGTGGGACCTTTGTAAAGGACAACGATACTGAATAATTTCATGATGCTGCTGGAAGTTGGGACTGCGAGATGAAAACCTCTGGAGGTGGAATGAAGATTATGTCTCTCTGATGGAGAGTGATGATTATAATCTCATGTGAAAAGAAACTGCCCTCTTTTGCTTCAGAGTCTTGGGTGTCTGTAGTTATCTAAATCTGtcaagagaagaaaagaaaattaactatatatacatgtacatgtaggaataaATACACATAGATTTCAGAAAGATATTGCTCTGAATTAAAACTCATAATTGGATTTTGATTAATCAATAATACATTCATGATCAATATACAAATAAGGTGTACAAATTGAATCACTTtagaaacaaaaattatcataaaatgatgacctATACCTTTGGAATGTTAGTTAAGCTTGATGAAGTATAATTAATTTATCAAGGCTAAACCTAAGCATTGTGcaaatgcagttttgcaccggccgacTTCAAGCAATTTTCCCACAGTAATTCTTTGCAAATATCATAGCAAGTCTCTCATCACATCAGGAACGGACATGAAGGACTACTCCTGTAGATTTTCTATTCTTTACGTCAGGTATTTTACAATCTATACAGCTTGAACTTATAAATCTTTACATGCATTGAAAAATGGAGGTTTTGAATCCCCCCCACAAGAACTTGTCCAACAGATCTTTACATTCTTTCCACTGATTTAGCTTCCACTATTTCTGCAGGCAGTTTGTTCCAATCAGAAATTATTCTTTGGCTAGAAAATTTACTTCTAGATCATTATGAAAAGCTTGAACTTGTAACCTCTTTTTGCTGAGTAAATTGCTGGTGTGAAGAATGTGTCACTAGAGATCCCTAACTTTTCATTTGACAGTTTATAAACAGTGATCATATCTCCCCTTCATCTTCTATAAAACAGTGAGTGAAGATTGAGtgaactgggcgttgtggcatgcgcctgtaatccaagctgtggggaagttacaaattgatgcagagggtcgaggttcgagccctggtcacgtctttcggatggtgacgttaaaggtcggtcccagacgtaaataatcatatctgattgatacacgtctgaaaaaactcaaatacacacacgaGTCTGTACATAGGCGTAGCTAAAAGGTAAACTCTGGAGACCAGGAATCATGCAAGTAGACCTCCTTTGCACCTTCTCTACTTTGTCTGCATCCATTTTGAATCTCACATGCCATAAAAAGTTCCCACATTCCAAATGAGGTCGAACCAGAGTTACAAACAAGATTGGTAATATTTCAGAGGTTATTTGAGAAAAAGTCCTGTGTATTATTCCAAGTTTTTGGTTATCTTTCAAAACAGCTGCTGAGAC
It contains:
- the LOC121425709 gene encoding synaptobrevin homolog YKT6-like is translated as MKLFSIVVLYKGPTKVTILKSASDLSSFGYFQKSSVQEFMNFTSKIVVERTQQKMRSSVKEQDYIFHVMCKESNLSGVIISDGDYPPRVSFTLLNKILDEFASAVSPSTWGTVKENSANYQGLESYLSKYQNPSEADPMMKIQKDLDETKVIMHDTIESMLTRGEKLDDLVAKSDDLSAQSKTFYKTARKTNSCCVIQ